Proteins from a single region of Acanthochromis polyacanthus isolate Apoly-LR-REF ecotype Palm Island chromosome 11, KAUST_Apoly_ChrSc, whole genome shotgun sequence:
- the gngt1 gene encoding guanine nucleotide-binding protein G(T) subunit gamma-T1 gives MPVINVEDLTDKDKAVMEVNQLKIEVKLERWLTSKCCEEIKDYIQAGVEEDTLVKGISEEKNPFKEKGGCVIC, from the exons ATGCCAGTCATAAATGTGGAGGACCTGACCGACAAGGACAAGGCTGTGATGGAAGTTAACCAACTTAAAATTGAAGTGAAACTCGAGAGGTGGTTG ACATCTAAATGCTGTGAGGAAATCAAGGACTACATTCAGGCCGGAGTGGAGGAGGACACCCTCGTCAAAGGCATTTCAGAGGAGAAGAACCCCTTCAAGGAGAAAGGTGGCTGTGTCATCTGCTAG